TGATACATATGGTTCCTCGTTCATTTACTTCCTGCTTTTACTGGTTAGTCTATTACTATATCGTACTTGGTCCTGAAGCAATAAATGGAGGAGGCTTCCTTGACCTCTGCTCGAAGCTCGGTCCTCGTGTTCACAAACCTCACTACGCAGGCCGTCcgcctaaggttccccaacgtcaagaaactgtcgtgctaaagtgtcctatcctaacctaccagaggaccctaaaCAAAAAAATGGGACagtgtgtcaatttcgcgagccgctaccattttctagtacgacgatttttaggCAGGTAGTATATAGCCTtaagtagagtatacgtcaaaatgcgacgttctattaggaggacaggttgcactgtCTTGAAGCTCTGTAGGTTTGTTCCATGTCCGTCTCAATTATTCCTCTTGGTATCTCATGCTGTGATCATAACTCTTCTGGTCTTTCTGTCTCTTAGTGTCATCAGACTGAGTTCCTTGTATGCAGTCGTCATAGCTCGGCTCTCTTATCTTGTTGTAAATGTATTTCATCACATTCTCAAATATTTACACATATTTCAGTACGTCAATATGTGTCATCACATCTTGTTTATCAGTTGTCGACCTGCACCAGAGCTCTCAAGGACACCGTACTCCAGAACACAATAACAGGATGTAGTAAACACTAATTTAGGCTATACATTGAAGTTTCCAACACCACCCGGTGTCCTCAATAACCTTTATAACCTAATTTCCTAATTATATAACAtaataacctaatataacctcaaTAACCTAATTTCCAGGGTCATATTCTAAATAAAGCAAAAAAAGAttttaaaactgttggcattctttccaagatcagatattatgtacctcgccctgccctggtgacgctctattactccctcatctatccttatctcaactatggtatttgtgcttggggttctactacccaaaatcatttacgtcctctaattacccaacacaaagcttctattagaacaatatctaactctggccccagacagcactcggtacccttactcaaatctctgaacatgttagatattaaatcactgcacattctctcatgtgtactctatatatttaaaactctgaattgtaatgtcaatcctgaccttaaaagcttcttaaAAGGATGTAACaggacccatgggcaccacatcaGAAACAAATGCCTATTTGACATTCCAAGAGTactacttaatcaaactaggaatgctctacaaatcaagggacccagaatgtggaatgaccttcccaatcatgtcaaaggctgtacctctctcaatcagtttaagatgaaaactaagtactacctaattaactccctgtaacctaccttacccctaaatgtcaacccatgtcttactatttttaaacaatgctgtttgttgaccaacttgtatattggctattttctaccatgttccccccccccctccttttttatcttttttttcaacgcaatttatacttgaagctcaattactattaagttttagtgtaagtgtttttcccccatctcaccttgcccgaaacgctatgcgtactagtggctttaggtattgtatgcacaagCTCTAtccataaatccaacattatgtttgtaaatcaactatgtatgtactttcctgaataaaatttactttactttaaagcTTAACCGGCCTCCATGTGCGGTACCAACACAAGCCTACTCTTGAGGCTCTCTCAGATTACCGGCTTAAATATTAGTCTTTTCATTACAGCACACAGCTTCTACTTACGATTCCTTGCGAGTTTTCACCTCTTGTCAGCTTGCTCGAATAGTGGTATctttgtcctcttacaaagaacgtcgcattttgctcGTTTGTATTACATGAGgccaaaaatggtcgtactagaaaatggaagcggctggcgaaattgacatactgtcccgtgttTCTGTTTTCGATCCTCTATTAGGTTAGGATAAaggcactttaaattgaccgctttcttgacgttgagaaaccTTAGCAGGAAGCGCTACTTTGTCAGCTGTGGCGAGTTACACCAGAGCCTCGTTAGTCAACTTACCTTGTCAAGGTCCAGGGCAGAACTGGCTACGCCCGCCCAAATGTATGATATCCTCTCTCTTGGCAGCTCTCATGACACTCTCCAGTGTGCCTCAGCTTGTCGTAAACTACTTCCGGACGCACGGGGGTCTCTCCAATAAATGcggaaaagtaagtaattatcaatagaaggcaccaaaccgaaaTGCGGAAAAGTTTTCATAAAAGCTTTAGAGGATGCGACATACAGTACACTGACGTCCCAATTACTGTCTCATCTTTACCCATATAATCAGCTCAGTCATATAGCAGCCATACCATACTTCCACCAGCACCATACTTTGAGCGAGCCATGCATGAATGTATTTATATTCCCGAAGGGTCAATAATCTCTGGTTCCAGTCTTGTAGAAACAGGTTTTTCAAGTAGAATTCGTATGTTTCATAAGAGAATCTATGctggcgctgcatattctagATCTGGCGTAATATATGTTGTGTATAATGTTCTGAATTTGCTTATTTTTCTAAATGTAGCCCTTATGCttgcttctttcacatgctgaggatgatattttgtttacatgttcctcttttatatttaattttcccCGAGAGGCCGAGTTTATCGGacagcgccattcatcctgtgagtggtcatacCGCcaaagcagcatgtacaacactccccaataggaaggaaccctgctgggttgttcatcctgtcacttgtacccagacacagctgggacttgcttaactgtcctaAGTGAACagttcctcaaacaagaagattaacatctgtcaactcttaaaatcttacgttatcttcctCTGTTGTCCAGCTGTTGTTTCCACTCTCGGGTCCTTTTTCCCAGAATACTGCAGCTGCATTTTATTTGTAATATGGTTCCTGATTCCCTTTCCGTCTCCTAAagttcattacattatatttttAGGGATAACTATATTAGTAATTTGTCTGCCGGATATATTAAATTGTTCAGTTTCTTCCGTAATATTAGGCAGTCATATTATTTCTTTGGATTTCTAAATCAGTTAAGCATCATCACAAGCATTAGTCATTGAAGTAAACGAAAAACAGTtgggagccaaggaccgcatcctgCATTGCCTCGCTTGTCACATCCTTCACTCCGACAGTAACAGTACCTAACCCCTTGTCACATCCTTCACTCCGACAGTAACAGTACCTAACCCCTTGTCACATCCTTCACTCCGACAGTAACAGTACCTAACCCCTTGTCACATCCTTCACTCCGACAGTAACAGTACCTAACCCCGTTTTCCAGTCTGCTTTTGCATCCTACGCAGAATAATTTTTTTCGGGTACAGTATCTTAACACTTTTTAGCGGTCAATGAAGATGTAGTATATCCAACGTTCTCTCCCCAGTCTTATCTTGAAGACAATTGTCTAACTCTGTCAGCGCTGGGATGGGGTCATGTTTAGGTAGTAATCGATCTGTATGGCCTGTgacttttttttagtttaatTATATATCCAagagtaaatgaacaaatccacaagggccgtgacgaggattcgaacctgcgtcctggagcatcccagacactgccttaatcgactgagctacgacagggttaaaaaaaaaaaaaaaaaaaaattgaaaccaaagttctactgaatatattggatcccgtagcctctctgaggcacaaacctcggcccttgtggatttgttcatttgatgcatcacgttagtgtgatctgtgtgtgtaatatccaagagttattacattcttgtacagtcactagcacgcatagcgtttcgggcagggccttaatcCTAACTTTCCCCGGAAtacaacccgccaaatcgttaaacaaccaggtacctgttcactgctgggtaaacagaacTGGGCGTCAATCTTTAACCTATTGTTAAGGATCCTTAACTCattgttaaggattggcgcccagtcaatccttcccggccaggctaCTAACCCAAGCTAAAGCGTTCGCGAAGAGCAGAGTGAATACTTTACCACTGTGCCACTAGGTGTAACATCTGATGGTGTTTGGTCTGGGCTTCACTCGTCCTGTGGCCAACTGGGAGCTGTTGAtgtagcaacccgttctcacactaggctgtttaaagcagcggccgtcctccccacacGCATTCATCAATATTAACATACTgtttattaaaaattggtttgttctcatatataaattaatattatatacataaaaattcgatgtatagttaggcgtagtttaggttaggtgtttaggttttgttggcgattatttgtatttgaagaacgtgggtgaagcatttacagaattGTGGCTCGAACAGAGGACATGAGCAAagcagtttttgtttttttttgcgatatacacaagagttgttatattcttgtagagccactagtacgcgtagcgtttcgggcaggtccctggaatacgatccccgccgcgaagaatcgttgttacagccaagtacacattttactgttgagttaaacagaggctacagttaaggatttgcgccccacaggatacgaacccacgacaaagcgctcgcggaacgccaggcgagtgtcttaccactacaccacggagactggttctggaagtgtttggacgtcatcagttgcgagtcgtgtgtaaaccgcttttttaATAAacggggggtttggcggctggattaacgagcttcgaTCTTTGTAATCTTGGATCGTTCTTtgatgcgagaacgggttggatgaaGCCCGTCCTCGTATACAAAgagccaagctcgttaatccagccgacaaactccctgtttatgaatgaaaagcggtttacacacgactcacaaactgatgacgtccgaacacttccggaacaagtacttCACTCACGTCCTTTCTTCAAATCAGAATttaataaatgcttcacccacgtactacgaatacaaataatcgccaacagaaccttaacacctaacctaacctaacctaacctaacctaaacacctaacctatgcctgtatatgctaatatattataatattaatttatatttgaggaaattctcgttttgaatggacagcatgtaaaaatttaagaatgcgtctgtggggtcgaccactggatgtaatggacttgagtcgaggacgggttgaaaaatcgccaacagaacctaaacacctaactatatatataatttttatgtacaataataatttatatatgagaacaaaccaattttcaatacaatgttaaaattgatgtatgtgtctgtgtttactagttgtgtttactagttgtgttttgcgggggttgagctttgctctttcggcccgcctctcaactgtcaatcaactgtttactaactactattttttttttccacaccacacacacacacacaccccaggaagcagcccgtgacagctgactaactcccaggtacctatttactgctaggtaacagaggcacttagggtgaaagaaactttgtgtaGGACGGGCGTAGCTGTAcatagcctagtgtgaggacgggttgtagcgATCATTATCTTGTGTGTAGCTgggtaaggtggtggtggtggtggtgtctgtggtcggGGTTCAGGTTATTTGGTTTCCCATTGTCGGAGACAGGAAGCCTGATAGATTTATCAAGTGACCTGGGGAAGGTCCCTGACCTTTCACTGGATGCAACACACAGTTGCCAATCTCTCGAGTAGGGAAACCTGCACAAACGTTTCGCCCTGGGCAGGAATTGAACCCAGGTTCGTTCATATGTGAGCAGATTGCGCTAAGTGCCTTCCCAATCACGCTAAAGACTCTCTCTTTTAACTAATCAACTCCATGTAACCGTCCTTACCTTCTAAATGTTAATCTATGTTTTGCTATTATTGAACATTAATGTCTGAACCTGTAAAAGTGCCGATATCTTCCGTGTAAAAATTAAGAAAAGAATCGTATTTCTTATGTTTATTTAGTGAAGAATACTGTCTGCTATTCTGTTGCATTTTCTGCCTTTCaattcaacatgtaattattgtaatttttattattatttatctacTTCAGTTAATTTTTCCCTTTAATCTCAGttttaagtcttagtttttaagtttatttttaccacacgatggggagggggggggggaggacgctgagcgtgttagtggctttaggcatagtatatattaGCTCTATTTAGATCTCCAACATTCTTCTTGTAtcccatcttgtatgtatgtacttgttcataaatattattattctAGCACAACAGGTTCTGGTCAACTGAGCTGCATGTTGTACCACGTCTCATCcctctaagagagagagagagagagagagagagagagagagagacaattatTGTGATTGGATTCTTTGTTCTTCAGTATGTAACAAATTATGAAAAAATATAAGGCCTTTGTTGTGTTACTCATAACGAGCAGTACGTGATCATGAATCAGTCTGGTGTAGCCTAGTGGCAGCCTAGCCAACACAACCATCTAGTCCAACCGTGGCAGTCTAGCCAACACAACCACTAGTCCAACCGTGGCAGTCTAGCCAACACAACCACTAGTCCAACAGTGGCAGTCTAGCCAACACAACCTCTAGTCCAACCGTGGCAGTCTAGCCAACACAACCACTAGTCCAACAGTGGCAGTCTAGCCAACACAACCACTAGTCCAACCGTGGCAGTCTAGCCAACACAACCACTAGTCCAACAGTGGCAGTCTAGCCAACACAACCACTAGTCCAACAGTGGCAGTCTAGCCAACACAACCACTAGTCCAACCGTGGCAGTCTAGCCAACACAACCACTAGTCCAACAGTGGCAGTCTAGCCAACACAACCACTAGTCCAACCGTGGCAGTCTAGCCAACACAACCACTAGTCCAACAGTGGCAGTCTAGCCAACACAACCACTAGTCCAACAGTGGCAGTCTAGCCAACACAACCACTAGTCCAACCGTGGCAGTCTAGCCAACACAACCTCTAGTCCAACCGTGGCAGTCTAGCCAACACAACCTCTAGTCCAACCGTGGCAGTCTAGCCAACACAACCTCTAGTCCAACCGTGGCAGTCTAGCCAACACAACCTCTAGTCCAACCGTGGCAGTCTAGCCAACACAACCACTAGTCCAACCGTGGCAGTCTAGTCAACACAACCACTAGTCCAACCGTGGCAGTCTAGTCAACACAACCTCTAGTCCAACCGTGGCAGTCTAGCCAAAACAAGTGCAGACGatgcgtcacaataacgtggctgaagatatgacacCAGAAGAGGTTGATTGTGATGTGagcgaggttgttgttgttgctgctttagatttagctactcagaacgaaatgtccatgtagcacgggctatggtgagcctgtaatcaAGTTcgattattcgcgataaccttgtttctcTGATATTTAGGTCAAAGTATTAAatagaggtggggtttcctccttttaccctgtttctttttcgcttctgttttagtcttgttttaataacattatcttggtggcggatgtaggcgcagaatgttcactagtgagtcccattctttaacggcttttctaatcattgtagtcgctgtggaatgtacatctaatgcagctgctgtcgttggattaatgttgagtttgatggtcagggcttcagtagcttcacattctaataagtagtgcaatagtggctcctctgcttctgttccacagatatgacactctttaactattgggtttattacctcccagcagcacttgtaaccaagtctgagtctgtgtatggctactgcaatgtctctggatatattTTTGTCATGctttgaaagagtagtacccagtggcttgttcgtaccatatcgcagtggatcttccttccgctactttggctctgtggcgacttttgatagttgggaatattttcttcttgatttgctccttaatctgtggaaAAACTTGGagatatttgaacctgtacaacaggtagagcagtgacagtttttgctagtgagtctgccttttcattaccatctatgccaatgtgacttggtataaatttaggtgattgacagccctagattatgggcttcttttcctatatgttggatttgtgTGTGGGTGAGCGAGGGAGGTACGGGCAATAAGTAGGTAAGAGAGATGTGGAGAAAGGTGAGGAGGAAAAAATTCCTAGAGGAAGGCAAGAGCAAGGCGGAAGGTACGGATGGGGTGGGTTGTAATAAAGTGGGGAATAATAAGGGGGGTAATAATTGGTATAATAATGGGAACgtaagaataagaggagaaagaaaaaggcttatgttaggtcacgtttgttaggttGAAGaatttgagtatgtactgtgaaagggaagagtcaacagcaacaaagccaggactcaggttcatgttgggtagcttgtgtatcagagccgattccacaagacggcgtctgtgaagagtagagacaggaaagattattttagaagatcaatcaataggatgaccagaatccctaacatgacagaagagagcattgtctgtgtctgcagacttaacacttcttttgtgttccagAAGTCTGTCATTTAATGTACGGcaagtttcaccaaagtattggagaggacaagacgaaaggAAATAGagcagacaccagcagcattaggagcaggagcagcagtagcCAACACAACCATTACAAATATAGTCCACTAATcaaacacagttttctctctagaTTAAACTTTTTGTTGACCACAACAAAGCTAAACAGAtgtcaaaaataaaataaatttaaacTTGATTTgatgttgggcttaaggcctatcaacattAGGAGGATTATTCAGGCCAACATTAGGAGCATTACTCAGGCCAACATTAGGAGCATTACTCAGGCCAACATTAGGAGCATTATTCAGGCCAACATTAGTAGGATTATTCAGGCCAACATTAGGAGCATTACTCAGGCCAACATTAGGAGCATTATTCAGGCCAACATTAGGAGCATTACTCAGGCCAACATTAGGAGCATTATTCAGGCCAACATTAGGAGCATTACTCAGGCCAACATTAGGAGCATTATTCAGGCCAACATTAGGAGCATTACTCAGGCCAACATTAGGAGCATTATTCAGGCCAACATTAGGAGCATTACTCAGGCCAACATTAGGAGCATTATTCAGGCCAACATTAGTAGGATTATTCAGGCCAACATTAGGAGCATTACTCAGGCCAACATTAGGAGCATTATTCAGGCCAACATTAGTAGGATTATTCAGGCCAACATTAGGAGCATTATTCAGGCCAACATTAGGAGCATTACTCAGGCCAACATTAGGAGCATTACTCAGGCCAACATTAGGAGCATTATTCAGGCCAACATTAGTAGGATTATTCAGGCCAACATTAGGAGCATTACTCAGGCCAACATTAGGAGCATTACTCAGGCCAACATTAGGAGGATTATTCAGGCCAACATTAGGAGCATTACTCAGGCCAACATTAGGAGCATTACTCAGGCCAACATTAGGAGGATTATTCAGGCCAACATTAGGAGCATTACTCAGGCCAACATTAGGAGCATTACTCAGGCCAACATTAGGAGCATTATTCAGGCCAACATTAGTAGGATTATTCAGGTCAACATTAGGAGCATTACTCAGGCCAACATTAGGAGCATTATTCAGGCCAACATTAGTAGGATTATTCAGGCCAACATTAGGAGCATTACTCAGGCCAACATTAGGAGCATTATTCAGGCCAACATTAGTAGGATTATTCAGGCCAACATTAGGAGGATTATTCAGGCCAACATTAGGAGCATTATTCAGGCCAACATTAGTAGGATTATTCAGGCCAACATTAGGAGGATTATTCAGGCCAACATTAGGAGCATTACTCAGGCCAACATTAGGAGCATTACTCAGGCCAACATTAGGAGCATTATTCAGGCCAACATTAGGAGCATTATTCAGGCCAACATTAGGAGCATTATTCAGGCCAACATTAGGAGCATTATTCAGACCAACATTAGGAGCATTATTCAGGCCAACATTAGTAGGATTATTCAGGCCAACATTAGGAGCATTATTCAGGCCAACATTAGGAGCATTACTCAGGCCAACATTAGGAGGATTACTCAGGCCAACACCATAgcctactgaccaaccagcaagcatACATTAGTCCATAATATAGTCCTGGACTAAAGTGAAGCGAGTGTATACACACACAGCGAGAAACAGGGTCCATCCCTCATCATATCCCCCTTCAATTAAACCAACTTGTTGATAACTGCTCTTTTTTGGTGAATGATCATTTTGAACCCCTTTGGCACCGGGTACACGACCTTCATCCatatgtgttgaccagaccacacactagaaattgaagggacgacgacgtttcggtccgtcctggaccattctcaagtcgattgtgaatgcatacattacacaatcgacttgagaatggtccaggacggaccgaaacgtcgtcgtcccttcaatttgtagtgtgtggtctggtcaacatacttcagccacgttattgtgactcatcgccttcatcCATATGTGCTACTGGCGTCCCGTCGAGAGCTACGGCCACTAAATTGGCTTATATTGTTTAATTGGCTGGTCATCGTAGCTGAGAGGACTACAGGAACTAGATGGTAAGATGATCTTGCTGTGAGAGATGTCTCAGAGGGGCGGAGGTCCAGCACCTCGGTGGACTGAGGTATCTGTGTCATGGTCGCTACACCTGTGTTATGGTTGCTACACCTGTGTCATGGTTGCTATACCTGTGCCATGGTCACCACACCTGTGCCATGGTCACCACACCTGTGCCATGGTCACCACACCTGTGCCATGGTCACTACACCTGTACCATGGTCACTACACCTATACCATGGTCACTACACCTGTGTCATGGTCACTACACCTGTGCCATGGTCACCACACCTGTGCCATGGTCACTACACCTGTACCATGGTCACTACATCTGTGCCATGGTCACCACACCTGTGCCATGGTCACCACACCTGTGCCATGGTCACCACACCTGTGCCATGGTCACTACACCTGTACCATGGTCACTACACCTGTACCATGGTCACTACACCTGTGCCATGGTCACTACACCTGTGCCATGGT
The DNA window shown above is from Procambarus clarkii isolate CNS0578487 chromosome 65, FALCON_Pclarkii_2.0, whole genome shotgun sequence and carries:
- the LOC138355005 gene encoding uncharacterized PPE family protein PPE62-like, which produces MLAGWSVGYGVGLSNPPNVGLSNAPNVGLNNAPNVGLNNPTNVGLNNAPNVGLNNAPNVGLNNAPNVGLNNAPNVGLNNAPNVGLSNAPNVGLSNAPNVGLNNPPNVGLNNPTNVGLNNAPNVGLNNPPNVGLNNPTNVGLNNAPNVGLSNAPNVGLNNPTNVGLNNAPNVGLSNAPNVDLNNPTNVGLNNAPNVGLSNAPNVGLSNAPNVGLNNPPNVGLSNAPNVGLSNAPNVGLNNPPNVGLSNAPNVGLSNAPNVGLNNPTNVGLNNAPNVGLSNAPNVGLSNAPNVGLNNAPNVGLNNPTNVGLNNAPNVGLSNAPNVGLNNPTNVGLNNAPNVGLSNAPNVGLNNAPNVGLSNAPNVGLNNAPNVGLSNAPNVGLNNAPNVGLSNAPNVGLNNAPNVGLSNAPNVGLNNPTNVGLNNAPNVGLSNAPNVGLSNAPNVGLNNPPNVDRP